A window of the Leclercia adecarboxylata genome harbors these coding sequences:
- a CDS encoding type II toxin-antitoxin system RelE/ParE family toxin, with the protein MSHTIEFIETPMFTRQIKQIATDEELRELQKTLIESPDKGDLIQKTGGLRKVRMATGNQGKSGSARVIYFLATAEVIYLVMAYPKSTKDSLTDAEKAALKTLTQQLKDEV; encoded by the coding sequence GTGAGTCACACGATTGAATTTATCGAGACCCCGATGTTTACCCGTCAGATAAAACAGATCGCCACGGATGAAGAGCTCAGGGAGCTGCAAAAGACGCTGATTGAGTCGCCGGACAAAGGCGATCTCATCCAGAAAACCGGCGGGCTGCGAAAAGTCAGAATGGCGACGGGCAACCAGGGAAAAAGCGGCAGCGCGAGGGTGATTTATTTTCTGGCCACCGCCGAGGTGATTTATCTGGTGATGGCCTACCCGAAAAGCACCAAAGACAGCCTGACGGACGCGGAGAAAGCCGCGCTGAAGACGCTGACCCAACAACTGAAAGACGAGGTGTGA
- a CDS encoding MbeD family mobilization/exclusion protein — protein MKRHSMFLTPRMTKTMTEMEKQLLSALESLQAGYEQQQQAWQDSYSSLQHMFEATSQALTHSDRVCQHLSSQVDSLRAQVESLSRNVSRLMR, from the coding sequence ATGAAACGCCACAGCATGTTTTTAACACCGAGGATGACCAAAACCATGACCGAGATGGAAAAACAGCTTCTGAGCGCCTTAGAGAGCTTACAGGCAGGCTACGAGCAACAGCAGCAGGCGTGGCAGGACAGCTACAGCAGTTTGCAGCACATGTTCGAGGCTACCTCACAGGCGCTGACGCACAGCGACCGGGTGTGTCAGCACTTGAGCAGTCAGGTGGACAGCTTGCGCGCGCAGGTCGAGAGCTTGAGCAGGAACGTCAGCCGCTTGATGCGCTGA